From one Thermomicrobiales bacterium genomic stretch:
- a CDS encoding glycosyltransferase family 1 protein, with translation MRVGFIGHLLSFEPTYRQAGVSRYAEALVRELPAVDPTLDLVVFTGPDQPPEEREFPDGIDWRHSRLRTGQPVQRIAWEQTVGLTIGRRWRLDVIHAPVNVAPLITGVPRVVTVHDLAFHLFPEQYPGRKQRYLRTMTRLSVQRAARVIAVSEATRQDIIRLYDADPERVVTVPNGVGDEMRPLGADEVAAFRARQGLTGPTLLFLGTLQPRKNLETLLRAWARTAGETGWQLVVAGAAGWHHEPIFDLARELGIADAVRFVGFVPPEDLPLWHNAADAFVYPSLYEGFGLPLLEAMACGTPVVTSETPALREVVGNAGLIVGPRDVPALAQALLQLAREPELREELAARGLRRASEFSWRRTAAETAAVYRAAAGTTDNG, from the coding sequence ATGCGCGTCGGATTCATCGGACACCTTCTGTCGTTCGAGCCCACCTACCGGCAGGCCGGCGTCAGCCGCTACGCTGAGGCGCTTGTGCGCGAGCTGCCGGCCGTCGATCCGACGCTCGACCTCGTCGTCTTCACCGGCCCGGACCAGCCACCCGAGGAGCGCGAATTCCCCGACGGGATCGACTGGCGCCACTCGCGGCTGCGAACGGGCCAGCCAGTCCAGCGGATCGCCTGGGAGCAGACCGTTGGCCTGACGATCGGCCGGCGCTGGCGGCTGGATGTGATCCACGCTCCGGTGAACGTCGCGCCGCTGATCACCGGCGTGCCGCGCGTTGTCACCGTCCACGACCTGGCGTTCCACCTGTTCCCCGAGCAGTACCCCGGCCGGAAGCAGCGGTACCTGAGGACGATGACCCGGCTCTCGGTGCAGCGCGCCGCGCGGGTGATCGCCGTCTCCGAGGCGACCCGGCAGGACATCATCCGGCTCTATGACGCCGACCCGGAGCGGGTTGTGACGGTGCCAAACGGGGTGGGCGACGAGATGCGGCCGCTCGGCGCAGACGAGGTCGCGGCATTCCGCGCGCGGCAGGGGCTGACGGGGCCGACGCTGTTGTTCCTCGGCACGCTTCAGCCGCGCAAGAATCTGGAGACATTGTTACGCGCATGGGCGCGCACGGCGGGGGAGACGGGCTGGCAGCTGGTCGTTGCTGGCGCGGCCGGCTGGCATCATGAGCCGATCTTCGATCTCGCGCGCGAGCTGGGCATTGCCGACGCTGTGCGGTTCGTCGGGTTCGTGCCGCCGGAGGATCTGCCGCTCTGGCACAACGCCGCGGACGCGTTCGTCTACCCGTCGCTGTACGAGGGGTTCGGGCTGCCGTTGCTGGAGGCGATGGCGTGCGGCACGCCGGTGGTGACGTCGGAGACGCCGGCCCTGCGCGAGGTGGTCGGCAATGCCGGGCTGATCGTCGGCCCACGCGATGTGCCGGCTCTGGCGCAGGCGCTGCTCCAGCTGGCCCGCGAGCCAGAGCTGCGCGAGGAGCTGGCTGCCCGCGGGTTGCGCCGGGCCAGCGAGTTTTCGTGGCGACGAACGGCCGCCGAGACTGCCGCCGTCTATCGCGCCGCGGCGGGGACGACGGATAATGGGTAA
- the thiL gene encoding thiamine-phosphate kinase, which yields MTGGRPVSQVGEFELIRSISNLIASSRVKSSGVLLEAGDDTAIWQPRPGRTVALTTDVLVEGVHYRADWATAGQIGHRALAVNVSDLAAMGARPRVALVALALRGDETDRWVFDMYRGMLALANKLHVRIAGGDIVRSPHAQSISVTAIGELRPGQALRRDTAQAGDMIGVTGALGLAAGGVRLLEDNDRAADGAPAMLAAHLEPRPKVLAGLLLARAGVRCAMDLSDGLMGDLPKICEASAVSAMLQQDDLPIPNSLRWGFPDWFDLALRGGEDFELLFTAPPETFARAADLFRRFGLRPPHVIGEVTEPAGKDQSISMRFTDLHRAVIEPGAFDHFAKRPALL from the coding sequence ATGACCGGTGGCCGGCCGGTGTCCCAGGTCGGGGAGTTTGAGCTGATCCGCTCGATCAGCAACCTGATCGCGTCGTCGCGCGTGAAGTCGTCCGGGGTGCTGCTGGAGGCTGGCGACGACACCGCCATCTGGCAGCCGCGCCCTGGCCGGACAGTGGCGCTGACGACCGACGTGCTGGTCGAGGGCGTCCACTACCGTGCCGATTGGGCGACGGCGGGGCAGATCGGGCATCGGGCGCTGGCGGTGAACGTGAGCGATCTGGCGGCGATGGGGGCCAGGCCACGGGTGGCGCTGGTCGCGCTCGCGCTGCGAGGGGACGAGACGGACCGCTGGGTCTTCGACATGTACAGGGGGATGCTGGCGCTGGCCAACAAGCTGCACGTCCGGATCGCCGGCGGGGACATCGTCCGCTCGCCACACGCGCAGTCGATCTCGGTGACGGCCATCGGCGAGTTGCGCCCGGGGCAGGCTTTGCGTCGAGACACGGCGCAGGCCGGCGACATGATCGGCGTCACCGGAGCGCTCGGGCTGGCTGCCGGCGGGGTGCGGCTGCTGGAGGACAACGACCGCGCCGCCGATGGCGCTCCGGCGATGCTGGCTGCGCACCTGGAGCCACGCCCGAAGGTGCTGGCCGGCCTGTTGCTGGCGCGGGCCGGCGTGCGCTGCGCGATGGACCTGTCGGACGGGCTGATGGGCGATCTGCCGAAGATCTGCGAGGCGAGCGCCGTCTCAGCGATGTTGCAGCAGGACGACCTGCCGATCCCCAACAGCCTGCGCTGGGGGTTCCCCGACTGGTTCGACCTTGCGCTACGGGGCGGGGAGGATTTCGAGCTGCTCTTCACTGCGCCGCCGGAGACGTTCGCCCGCGCGGCCGACCTGTTCCGCCGCTTCGGGCTGCGGCCGCCGCACGTCATCGGCGAGGTGACCGAGCCGGCCGGGAAAGACCAATCCATCTCGATGCGCTTCACCGACCTGCACCGCGCCGTCATCGAGCCAGGGGCGTTCGACCACTTCGCGAAGCGGCCCGCGCTGCTGTAG